From the genome of Duffyella gerundensis, one region includes:
- a CDS encoding DUF6388 family protein, whose product MKTPEEYYVLARSMFLSAQPDFQQALEQLTESDARTAGMSLRQLRDLQADRIYAAFLRQKKQDAMLFSIQLAEPDKAVAAEAIEAYLKSHAEALGMTWEEFCRKNEL is encoded by the coding sequence ATGAAAACCCCCGAAGAGTATTACGTCCTTGCGCGCAGTATGTTTTTATCCGCGCAGCCCGATTTTCAGCAGGCGCTCGAGCAGCTGACCGAATCCGATGCCCGCACCGCTGGCATGTCGCTGCGTCAGCTGCGTGATTTGCAGGCCGATCGGATTTACGCCGCCTTTTTACGGCAGAAGAAGCAGGATGCAATGCTGTTTTCTATTCAGCTGGCCGAGCCGGACAAAGCGGTGGCCGCCGAAGCGATTGAAGCCTATCTGAAATCGCATGCTGAAGCGCTGGGCATGACGTGGGAAGAGTTCTGCCGTAAGAACGAGCTGTAA
- a CDS encoding type V toxin-antitoxin system endoribonuclease antitoxin GhoS, with product MASYTIRVELRDATAEDYENLHERMKHHGFRRSLICKQGNVYWLPHEEYVCVSFDTRQEILDRAFQLATEVNVNPAVLVTESTGRTWRGLEALDCL from the coding sequence ATGGCTAGTTATACCATCCGCGTTGAATTACGCGATGCCACGGCAGAGGATTATGAAAACTTGCATGAACGGATGAAACATCATGGCTTCCGGCGCAGCCTGATTTGCAAGCAGGGCAACGTTTACTGGTTGCCGCATGAGGAGTATGTCTGCGTCAGTTTTGATACACGACAGGAGATTCTCGATCGCGCTTTTCAACTGGCCACTGAGGTCAACGTCAATCCGGCAGTGCTGGTCACGGAATCGACCGGCCGCACCTGGCGGGGACTTGAGGCACTGGACTGCCTGTAA
- a CDS encoding YoaK family small membrane protein, translating to MRIGVLFPIAIIIAGVGLLVWFIASGAYLPGAS from the coding sequence ATGCGTATCGGTGTGCTTTTTCCCATCGCGATCATTATCGCCGGCGTGGGCTTACTGGTGTGGTTTATTGCCAGCGGCGCTTATCTGCCTGGTGCCAGTTAG
- a CDS encoding phage holin produces MSIDMSKLASGAAYGASAGTIANGLLTCLSPDEWSAVGVLAGIVVALITLGINWYYKRKATLAQIKALQCWPIASHITED; encoded by the coding sequence ATGAGTATTGATATGAGCAAACTGGCATCAGGCGCTGCTTATGGCGCATCTGCCGGGACGATCGCCAACGGGCTTTTGACCTGCTTAAGTCCCGATGAATGGAGTGCTGTAGGCGTGCTGGCCGGTATTGTGGTGGCGCTTATTACGCTCGGGATCAACTGGTATTACAAACGCAAGGCCACGCTGGCGCAGATCAAGGCGCTTCAATGCTGGCCCATCGCATCACATATTACAGAGGACTAA
- a CDS encoding amylovoran biosynthesis protein AmsF: MIEVNSFAELRTTKPSASGEIAFLKRYYDKDSTFNGGGRFAGFIDTKGKAPADDNGTIAVSSAGDYYWQRIIDDVSTINIFHFGGKRLRGSASFDADNGTVNHDACINMYRWAKSFVSPIDDASKSPIRDIGIRFPAGKFIINPVDLTGEGELPFFNMYGDDCEYGVAPRTIITSDKSANTVFKVKARRTAIRGIFWDGQATADTTANTGAITSAMVSNQQPFFQNITIEGQYINVTCFRAENTGNSVFKFIDTLDTRLDQIYSKNTYSRVFDITWSDSTQGNWDHSTAVELTNSNFQYGYGEATLFMPRVGQGLIRNVWIEHTRFPGDLSNGQWIIDALSIESSVNPLKLNYSRVLMRQLSLQSGASIDTERTGSALLSSYEHGWRRDENYGTEMTGSMKAGWYSGHRVTNNSDTDKWFRVGSFNFRHANQHWHLEFNGKTLRDTATSPTVNPLLSNVCGKTLINFYRGSSSVGGNMHFEGDSGVSDCYLLSTNDGATCEAWVKLKAQSGDVVVNLITTGPTHFDEGQSSLFYPDFTEDTTLNLENKSRVALSTVMNYHNGAAGVGFDGKVVTLASEVTSAPAASATPAGYITVKINGVNRKLAYF; encoded by the coding sequence ATGATCGAAGTGAATTCATTTGCTGAACTCCGTACCACCAAGCCTTCTGCATCAGGCGAAATCGCATTTCTTAAACGTTATTACGACAAGGATTCAACTTTTAATGGCGGCGGCCGCTTCGCAGGTTTTATTGACACCAAGGGGAAAGCGCCTGCGGATGACAATGGCACCATTGCGGTATCTTCTGCCGGAGATTATTACTGGCAACGTATTATTGATGATGTTTCTACTATCAACATTTTCCATTTTGGCGGTAAGCGCTTACGTGGTTCGGCTTCATTTGATGCAGACAACGGCACGGTTAACCACGACGCCTGCATTAACATGTATCGCTGGGCCAAAAGCTTTGTATCACCGATCGATGATGCGTCCAAAAGCCCTATCCGTGATATCGGTATTCGTTTTCCAGCCGGTAAGTTCATCATTAACCCTGTTGATTTAACCGGTGAGGGTGAACTGCCATTTTTCAATATGTATGGCGACGACTGCGAATATGGCGTTGCGCCCAGAACAATTATTACCTCTGATAAATCTGCTAATACAGTATTCAAGGTTAAAGCGCGACGTACGGCTATTCGCGGTATTTTCTGGGATGGTCAGGCGACCGCCGATACCACTGCAAATACCGGCGCAATTACCTCTGCCATGGTAAGTAATCAGCAGCCATTTTTTCAAAACATCACGATCGAAGGGCAGTATATTAATGTCACCTGTTTTCGCGCAGAAAACACCGGTAACTCCGTGTTCAAGTTTATTGATACGCTTGATACACGACTTGATCAGATCTACTCCAAAAATACCTATAGTCGGGTATTTGACATCACCTGGTCTGATTCAACTCAGGGTAACTGGGACCATTCCACGGCCGTGGAGTTAACCAACTCCAACTTCCAGTATGGTTATGGTGAAGCCACGCTATTTATGCCGCGCGTGGGCCAGGGGCTGATTCGTAATGTGTGGATTGAGCACACGCGATTCCCTGGCGATCTAAGTAATGGTCAGTGGATCATTGATGCGCTGAGCATTGAATCTTCCGTTAACCCGTTAAAGCTCAATTATTCACGCGTATTGATGCGCCAGCTGAGCTTGCAGTCTGGTGCCAGCATTGATACCGAGCGCACCGGTTCTGCGCTGCTTTCAAGCTATGAACATGGCTGGCGGCGTGATGAGAACTATGGCACTGAGATGACCGGCTCAATGAAGGCGGGCTGGTACTCGGGTCATCGCGTGACCAATAACAGTGATACCGATAAGTGGTTCCGCGTGGGTTCGTTTAATTTCCGTCATGCTAACCAGCACTGGCATCTGGAATTTAACGGCAAAACCCTGCGTGATACCGCCACCTCACCAACCGTTAATCCGTTGTTGAGTAATGTTTGCGGTAAGACCCTGATTAACTTCTATCGTGGATCAAGCTCGGTAGGCGGTAATATGCATTTTGAAGGGGATTCAGGCGTAAGCGACTGCTATTTGCTTTCTACTAACGACGGTGCAACCTGTGAAGCATGGGTTAAATTGAAGGCGCAGAGCGGGGATGTCGTGGTTAATCTCATTACCACCGGCCCAACCCACTTTGATGAAGGTCAGAGCTCGCTGTTCTATCCTGATTTTACCGAAGATACGACGTTAAATCTCGAGAACAAAAGTCGTGTGGCGCTGTCAACGGTGATGAATTATCACAATGGCGCAGCTGGCGTTGGTTTTGACGGCAAGGTCGTTACGCTGGCTTCGGAAGTGACTTCGGCACCTGCTGCCTCCGCGACACCAGCGGGGTATATCACCGTTAAGATCAATGGCGTTAACCGCAAGCTCGCGTATTTCTAA
- the fliT gene encoding flagella biosynthesis regulatory protein FliT translates to MAIEPHLLMTYQKLLSLSQTMLHLASAGSWDALIETEVDYIGAVERLSQSTQASPISSQALTQLRPVLRNILDNEAQVRVLLQERMNELAGLVTQSNKQKSLNSTYTSMRGNILYPQD, encoded by the coding sequence ATGGCTATCGAACCGCATCTGCTTATGACCTACCAGAAACTTTTATCACTCAGCCAGACGATGTTACATCTGGCCTCCGCAGGAAGCTGGGATGCGCTAATCGAAACGGAAGTTGATTACATTGGTGCGGTTGAACGCCTGTCGCAATCTACACAGGCGTCGCCAATTTCTTCCCAGGCACTGACTCAGTTGCGTCCTGTATTACGCAACATTCTTGATAATGAGGCGCAGGTCCGCGTTTTGCTGCAGGAAAGGATGAATGAACTGGCCGGCTTGGTGACTCAGTCTAACAAGCAGAAATCACTTAACAGCACGTATACATCGATGCGCGGCAACATCCTTTACCCGCAGGATTAA
- a CDS encoding zinc-dependent alcohol dehydrogenase — translation MKALTYHGPHNVSVDNVADPIIEAQDDIILRVTATAICGSDLHLYRGKIPQTKHGDIFGHEFMGEVVETGRDVTAVQKGDRVIIPFVIACGECFFCHLDQFAACENTNSGRGAIINKKQIPPPAALFGFSHLYGGVPGGQAEYVRVPKANTGPFKVPQTLSDDKVLFLTDILPTAWQAVKNAQVSKGSSLAIFGAGPVGLLAAACARYAGAEQIFMVDHHPYRLQFAQQRYGVIPINFDEIDDPAEAIIEHTAGNRGVDAVIDAVGFEAKGSTTETILTNLKLEGSSGKALRQCIAAVRRGGIVSVPGVYAGFIHGFLFGDAFDKGLTFKMGQTHVHAYLPELLALIEKGLLTPEEIVTHHLPLNDAAEAYKIFEKRKEDCRKVILVPGLAATSPTDITSASVGNV, via the coding sequence GTGAAAGCATTGACCTATCATGGTCCGCACAATGTCAGCGTTGATAATGTTGCCGATCCAATTATTGAAGCGCAGGACGACATTATTCTTCGCGTTACCGCCACGGCGATTTGTGGATCCGATCTGCACCTTTATCGCGGCAAAATTCCACAGACCAAACACGGTGATATTTTTGGCCATGAGTTCATGGGCGAAGTAGTGGAAACCGGCCGCGATGTCACCGCGGTACAGAAAGGCGATCGCGTCATCATTCCTTTTGTTATCGCCTGCGGCGAATGTTTCTTCTGCCATCTCGATCAGTTTGCTGCCTGTGAAAACACCAACAGCGGCCGTGGCGCTATCATCAATAAAAAGCAGATTCCACCTCCGGCGGCGCTGTTTGGCTTCAGTCACCTTTACGGCGGCGTGCCGGGCGGCCAGGCGGAATACGTGCGCGTACCGAAAGCCAACACCGGCCCGTTCAAAGTGCCGCAGACGTTGTCAGACGATAAGGTGTTGTTCCTGACCGATATCCTGCCCACTGCCTGGCAGGCGGTAAAAAATGCCCAGGTGAGCAAAGGCTCCAGCCTGGCCATTTTTGGTGCCGGACCGGTTGGCCTGCTGGCTGCCGCCTGCGCCCGCTATGCCGGTGCGGAACAGATCTTTATGGTCGATCATCACCCGTATCGCCTGCAGTTTGCTCAGCAGCGTTACGGTGTTATCCCGATCAACTTTGATGAAATTGACGATCCGGCAGAAGCGATCATCGAACACACCGCGGGCAATCGCGGCGTTGATGCGGTGATTGATGCAGTGGGCTTTGAGGCCAAAGGCAGCACCACCGAAACCATTTTGACCAACCTGAAACTGGAAGGCAGCAGCGGCAAAGCGCTACGCCAGTGTATTGCCGCAGTACGTCGCGGCGGCATCGTCAGCGTGCCGGGCGTTTATGCCGGATTTATTCACGGCTTCCTGTTTGGCGACGCCTTCGATAAAGGTCTGACCTTTAAAATGGGTCAGACGCACGTGCACGCCTATCTGCCGGAATTGCTGGCGCTGATTGAAAAAGGGCTGCTAACGCCCGAAGAGATCGTGACGCATCATCTGCCGCTTAACGATGCGGCAGAGGCGTATAAAATTTTTGAGAAGCGTAAAGAGGATTGTCGCAAGGTGATTCTGGTACCTGGTCTGGCGGCGACCTCGCCGACTGATATCACCAGTGCCAGCGTGGGTAACGTATAA
- a CDS encoding lipid II-degrading bacteriocin: MSDMIVISPPVVTTGDSSVMYPGGNGGGAAAGGPPPNVRYATELHGGSYYRNTTPVIAKDLKGNLSEEKKLENAMWWFKNCVFINMCELAASPVAELAKRFDTPERINFSPDNGPPQLSNSPYAIAAALSNFLWGNGRTMSVDIGALSLQFIQAGNIPGFNERMNAIGNPGRHDLTFSFPYNTASSNVFMPYILGNITLQLDGTFTRNATGTWSFDGVVRAQAPDLYDFNASTHRSKTNEDLTTIGRWMGERFNGVPYKIEINGETAVKF; the protein is encoded by the coding sequence ATGTCTGATATGATTGTTATTTCTCCTCCTGTGGTTACTACGGGCGACAGTAGTGTGATGTATCCCGGTGGTAATGGCGGCGGCGCAGCAGCAGGCGGCCCGCCACCCAATGTAAGATATGCGACAGAATTGCATGGTGGGAGTTATTACCGCAACACCACACCCGTTATAGCGAAAGATTTAAAAGGTAATTTATCTGAGGAAAAGAAATTAGAGAATGCGATGTGGTGGTTTAAGAACTGTGTATTCATTAATATGTGCGAGCTCGCAGCAAGCCCTGTTGCAGAGTTAGCTAAGCGGTTTGACACGCCCGAGCGAATTAATTTCTCCCCTGATAATGGTCCGCCTCAGTTAAGCAACTCTCCTTATGCAATTGCAGCTGCGCTAAGCAATTTTTTATGGGGTAATGGCAGAACAATGAGTGTGGATATCGGTGCACTTTCATTGCAATTTATTCAGGCAGGTAACATCCCTGGTTTCAATGAACGAATGAATGCCATCGGCAACCCGGGACGTCATGATCTGACATTTTCGTTCCCTTATAACACAGCCAGCTCTAATGTGTTTATGCCTTATATTCTGGGCAATATTACGCTGCAACTTGACGGTACTTTTACCCGTAATGCTACCGGAACCTGGTCTTTTGATGGCGTGGTCAGAGCTCAGGCGCCAGATTTATATGATTTCAACGCCAGTACGCACCGAAGTAAAACTAACGAAGACTTGACCACCATCGGTCGATGGATGGGCGAGCGCTTCAACGGTGTGCCTTATAAGATAGAAATTAATGGTGAAACCGCTGTTAAGTTCTAA
- the lysC gene encoding Rz1-like lysis system protein LysC → MRALLILFPLMLLTACANTTKEYVQLPAVPIPAELLADCEIPPVPESVTYGDVLEMNEKLMTSIENCNRDKRAIKEIESLR, encoded by the coding sequence ATGCGTGCGCTGCTCATCCTGTTCCCGCTGATGTTGCTGACAGCCTGCGCAAACACAACGAAAGAATACGTTCAGCTTCCGGCAGTGCCCATTCCGGCAGAACTGCTGGCTGACTGTGAAATACCTCCCGTACCAGAGTCGGTGACCTATGGCGACGTTCTCGAAATGAATGAAAAGCTTATGACATCGATTGAAAACTGTAACCGGGATAAACGAGCCATAAAAGAAATTGAATCCCTCAGGTAA
- a CDS encoding epoxyqueuosine reductase QueH, whose protein sequence is MQEFERPLLTLPAGEKKLLLHSCCAPCSGEVMEAIQASGIEYTIFFYNPNIHPQKEYLLRKEENIRFAEKHNVPFVDADYDTDNWFERAKGMEWEPERGPRCTMCFDMRFERTALYGAEHGFNVISSSLGISRWKDMKQINDCGHRAAAGYGLTYWDYNWRKQGGSSRMIEISKREQFYQQEYCGCVYSLRDTNLHRKSQGRPLIKLGQLYYGADDADKERN, encoded by the coding sequence ATGCAGGAATTTGAACGCCCTCTTCTTACCTTGCCCGCCGGTGAAAAAAAACTGCTGCTGCACTCCTGCTGTGCGCCCTGCTCAGGCGAAGTGATGGAAGCCATTCAGGCTTCCGGCATCGAGTACACCATCTTCTTCTATAACCCCAATATCCATCCGCAAAAGGAATATCTTCTCCGCAAAGAAGAAAATATTCGTTTTGCCGAAAAGCACAATGTGCCCTTCGTTGACGCCGATTACGATACCGATAACTGGTTTGAACGTGCCAAAGGCATGGAGTGGGAACCGGAACGCGGTCCGCGTTGCACCATGTGTTTTGATATGCGCTTCGAGCGCACCGCGCTGTACGGCGCGGAACACGGCTTCAACGTGATCAGCAGCTCGCTGGGCATTTCGCGCTGGAAAGATATGAAGCAGATCAACGACTGCGGACATCGCGCCGCCGCGGGCTATGGCCTGACTTACTGGGACTATAACTGGCGGAAACAGGGCGGCTCGTCGCGCATGATTGAGATCAGCAAGCGCGAGCAGTTCTATCAGCAGGAATATTGTGGCTGTGTCTATTCGTTGCGCGACACTAACCTGCATCGTAAATCGCAGGGCAGGCCCTTAATCAAACTCGGCCAGCTCTATTACGGTGCCGACGACGCGGATAAAGAGCGTAACTGA
- a CDS encoding DinI-like family protein: protein MFVELVYDKRNVAGLPGANEMILEELTRRIQRVFPAMEVKVKPMQRNAIDTDASKGDKAIMARIIEEMFEEADMWLVAE from the coding sequence ATGTTTGTGGAACTGGTTTACGATAAGCGCAACGTGGCAGGGTTGCCCGGCGCAAATGAGATGATTTTAGAAGAGCTGACCAGGCGCATTCAGCGCGTCTTTCCGGCGATGGAAGTGAAAGTAAAGCCGATGCAGCGTAACGCGATTGATACCGACGCCAGCAAAGGTGACAAGGCCATTATGGCGCGCATCATTGAAGAGATGTTTGAAGAAGCCGATATGTGGCTGGTGGCAGAATAA
- the yedD gene encoding lipoprotein YedD yields the protein MKKWMLLSALALGGCAQITDYQQAVKTPAPANLQGNWQTFGPQSGLRSDKAIGSLIVNASGDTLDCRQWQRVIAKPGKLTQLNGDYVNVTRQLRVMPLEQEGSELHYDGLTLRKVERPTVECQQALQMAEQDAKVQVIQNIEPESLKTRITQATEAKPAAAQVEK from the coding sequence ATGAAAAAGTGGATGTTACTGAGCGCGCTGGCGCTGGGCGGCTGTGCGCAAATCACTGATTATCAGCAGGCGGTAAAGACGCCGGCACCGGCTAATTTGCAGGGCAACTGGCAGACGTTTGGCCCGCAAAGCGGCCTGCGCAGTGATAAAGCGATCGGCAGCCTGATTGTCAACGCGTCCGGCGATACGCTGGATTGCCGTCAGTGGCAGCGCGTGATCGCAAAACCAGGTAAGTTAACCCAGCTGAACGGTGATTATGTTAACGTGACCCGCCAGCTGCGCGTGATGCCACTGGAGCAGGAAGGCAGCGAGCTCCATTACGACGGCCTGACGTTGCGTAAAGTCGAGCGGCCAACGGTGGAGTGCCAGCAGGCGCTGCAGATGGCAGAGCAGGATGCCAAAGTGCAGGTGATTCAGAATATTGAGCCGGAAAGCCTGAAAACGCGGATTACCCAGGCCACCGAAGCGAAGCCAGCGGCTGCACAAGTCGAAAAATAA
- a CDS encoding lysozyme — protein sequence MSNSLRNKLMTAAGSGAMFIAMAFLGGKEGVEGRQYTPYQDVAGVWTVCDGHTGSDIVQSKQYTDRECNQLLSVDLQPVKKTVDSMVKIPLGEYQRAALYSFTYNVGTRAFSTSTLLKQLNAGDVKGACQALRHWVYAGGQKWRGLMNRRDMERSMCLAENADDLAGK from the coding sequence ATGTCAAACAGCCTGCGCAATAAGCTAATGACTGCTGCGGGCAGCGGCGCCATGTTTATCGCTATGGCGTTCCTTGGCGGAAAGGAGGGGGTGGAAGGGCGACAGTATACGCCCTATCAGGATGTGGCTGGTGTCTGGACGGTCTGTGACGGGCACACCGGCAGCGATATCGTTCAAAGTAAGCAGTACACCGATCGTGAATGCAATCAACTGTTATCGGTTGACCTGCAGCCGGTCAAAAAGACGGTCGACAGCATGGTAAAAATCCCGCTGGGCGAATATCAGCGCGCCGCGCTCTACAGCTTCACCTATAACGTCGGCACCCGCGCATTTTCTACATCAACGCTGCTAAAACAGCTGAATGCCGGTGATGTGAAGGGTGCCTGTCAGGCGCTTCGTCACTGGGTTTATGCAGGCGGCCAGAAGTGGCGTGGATTGATGAATCGCCGCGATATGGAGCGGTCAATGTGCCTGGCGGAGAATGCTGATGATCTGGCTGGCAAATAA
- the amyA gene encoding alpha-amylase has product MQNPTLLQFFHWYYPDGGKLWPEAAERAAWLGEIGISAVWLPPAYKGESGGYSVGYDTYDLFDLGEFDQKGSQATKYGDKAQLLNAVDKLRQHNVGVIMDVVLNHKMGADEKETMAVNRVNPDNREEISSEEIVAEAWTKFSFPVRDGQYSKFVWDYKCFNGVDHIENPDENGLFKIVNDYTGDGWNDQVDGELGNFDYLMGANIDFRNTAVTEELKYWARWMMEQLPCTGFRLDAVKHIPAWFYKEWIDHIQDVAQDPMFIVAEYWSHDTDTLMNYIHQVEGKTMLFDAPLQMNFHQASKSGSSYDMSTIFDNTLVERDPFHAVTIVANHDTQPLQSLEAPVEPWFKPLAYALILLREQGVPTVFYPDLFGASYGDEGSDGETHQVEMPVIPELEALIRARQQYAHGVQTNYFDHPNCVAFSRSGTAEQPGCVVVLSNGDEGEKTVALGDGFANTQWRDYLGHRDDLVQCDEAGNGQFRCNGGSVSVWVKAD; this is encoded by the coding sequence ATGCAAAACCCCACGTTGTTGCAGTTTTTCCACTGGTATTATCCGGATGGCGGCAAACTCTGGCCTGAAGCTGCGGAACGCGCGGCCTGGCTAGGAGAAATTGGTATCAGCGCGGTTTGGCTGCCACCGGCCTATAAAGGGGAATCAGGCGGCTATTCAGTCGGTTATGATACCTACGATCTGTTTGACCTTGGCGAGTTTGATCAAAAAGGCAGCCAGGCCACCAAATATGGCGACAAAGCGCAATTACTCAACGCGGTGGATAAACTGCGCCAGCATAATGTTGGCGTGATCATGGACGTGGTGCTCAACCATAAAATGGGCGCTGACGAAAAAGAGACCATGGCGGTCAACCGCGTCAATCCTGACAACCGCGAAGAAATTAGCAGCGAAGAGATCGTGGCGGAAGCCTGGACGAAGTTCTCTTTCCCGGTGCGTGATGGCCAGTATTCAAAATTTGTCTGGGACTACAAATGCTTCAACGGCGTTGACCATATCGAAAACCCGGATGAAAACGGCCTGTTTAAGATCGTCAATGATTATACCGGCGACGGCTGGAACGATCAGGTCGACGGCGAGCTGGGCAACTTCGACTATTTGATGGGTGCCAACATCGATTTCCGCAACACCGCGGTGACCGAAGAGCTGAAATACTGGGCGCGCTGGATGATGGAACAGCTGCCGTGCACCGGTTTTCGTCTGGATGCGGTGAAGCACATTCCGGCCTGGTTCTATAAAGAGTGGATCGATCACATTCAGGACGTCGCCCAGGACCCGATGTTTATCGTGGCCGAATATTGGTCGCACGACACCGACACGCTGATGAACTATATCCATCAGGTTGAAGGCAAAACCATGCTCTTTGATGCGCCGCTGCAGATGAATTTTCATCAGGCATCAAAGTCAGGCTCCTCTTACGACATGAGCACCATCTTTGATAATACGCTGGTAGAGCGCGATCCGTTCCATGCGGTGACCATTGTCGCCAACCACGATACGCAGCCGTTGCAGTCGCTGGAAGCGCCGGTGGAACCCTGGTTTAAGCCGCTGGCCTATGCGCTGATTCTGCTGCGTGAACAAGGTGTGCCTACCGTGTTTTATCCCGACCTGTTTGGCGCCAGCTATGGCGACGAAGGCAGCGACGGTGAAACACATCAGGTGGAGATGCCGGTGATACCGGAACTGGAAGCGTTGATTCGCGCGCGCCAGCAGTATGCGCACGGCGTGCAGACCAACTATTTCGATCATCCAAACTGCGTGGCGTTCAGCCGCAGCGGCACCGCTGAACAGCCGGGCTGCGTGGTGGTGCTCTCCAACGGCGACGAAGGCGAAAAAACCGTGGCGCTGGGTGACGGCTTTGCCAATACGCAGTGGCGCGATTATCTCGGCCATCGCGATGATCTGGTGCAGTGTGATGAGGCGGGCAATGGACAGTTCCGCTGTAACGGCGGCAGCGTAAGCGTCTGGGTAAAAGCGGACTAA
- a CDS encoding helix-turn-helix domain-containing protein → MNRQTIGDRIRARRKECRLTQKALAAKVGVSHVAISQWEKDETVPRGENLLRVAAALGCTPAWVFDGEGDLFMLPTSPTERAHAVPIISYQQAANWRGTAFLESPEGVSWLQSNVDLSSAAFALIITGNAMEPEFRAGDAIIIDPAVTPIPGDFVVAATGSEALFAKYRPRGMVEGEEVFELVQLNDDYPSLRSNQTPVSLAGTLIEHRRYRQKTTTQA, encoded by the coding sequence ATGAACAGACAAACTATCGGCGATCGCATTCGGGCGAGACGCAAAGAATGCCGGCTCACGCAGAAAGCGTTAGCGGCAAAAGTCGGTGTTTCACACGTCGCGATTTCTCAGTGGGAGAAGGATGAAACCGTGCCACGCGGGGAAAACCTGCTGCGGGTTGCGGCAGCACTCGGCTGCACGCCCGCCTGGGTTTTTGATGGTGAAGGCGATCTGTTTATGCTGCCCACCAGTCCGACGGAGCGCGCGCATGCGGTGCCGATTATCAGCTATCAACAGGCCGCTAACTGGCGCGGCACCGCCTTTCTTGAGTCGCCTGAAGGGGTTAGCTGGCTACAGAGTAATGTGGATCTCTCCAGCGCTGCCTTCGCCCTGATCATTACCGGTAACGCAATGGAGCCGGAATTTCGAGCCGGTGATGCCATCATCATCGACCCGGCGGTCACGCCGATACCCGGTGATTTTGTGGTGGCCGCCACCGGCAGCGAAGCGCTGTTTGCGAAATACCGGCCGCGCGGCATGGTGGAAGGTGAAGAGGTGTTCGAACTGGTGCAGCTGAATGACGATTACCCTTCCCTGCGATCTAATCAAACGCCGGTGAGCCTGGCAGGCACGCTGATAGAGCATCGTCGTTATCGGCAAAAAACCACGACTCAGGCGTAG
- the iraP gene encoding anti-adapter protein IraP, with product MKQLVVDILLKLAKMDVDTKELTAQVEAQSLLIAALLINARNTNDQSISDTVQDAIVTASRSSTDFLQTDVDLLLTHVNRLLAVTSYVESKTA from the coding sequence ATGAAACAACTGGTCGTCGACATCTTATTGAAGCTGGCAAAAATGGATGTTGATACAAAAGAGCTCACCGCGCAGGTCGAAGCGCAATCACTGCTAATTGCGGCGCTGCTGATCAACGCCAGAAACACCAACGATCAGAGTATTTCCGACACCGTTCAGGATGCGATTGTCACCGCGTCGCGCTCCTCCACTGATTTTCTGCAAACCGATGTCGATCTGCTTCTGACCCACGTCAACCGCCTGCTCGCCGTCACCAGCTACGTCGAAAGCAAAACCGCCTGA
- the iraP gene encoding anti-adapter protein IraP — MKNVVLSILAKISKMDVTTKQLSARVEAQSLLIGALVLAVGKNGGVINMIESVNKAINSVLNSAEDDAGLKSDAAILLGEFQELLAISKLIESEDPEVDHQELSALTIAAEAELENKK, encoded by the coding sequence ATGAAAAATGTTGTTCTGAGCATACTGGCGAAAATTTCTAAAATGGATGTCACCACCAAGCAGCTGAGCGCCAGAGTAGAAGCGCAGTCGCTGCTGATCGGCGCGCTGGTGCTGGCTGTAGGGAAAAATGGCGGCGTCATTAATATGATTGAGAGCGTCAACAAGGCGATCAACTCGGTGCTGAACTCAGCGGAAGACGATGCCGGTTTAAAATCAGATGCGGCGATTTTGCTCGGCGAGTTTCAGGAACTGCTGGCGATTTCAAAGCTGATCGAAAGTGAGGATCCTGAAGTCGACCATCAGGAGCTTTCGGCGCTGACCATCGCTGCGGAGGCCGAGCTGGAAAATAAAAAATAG